The following nucleotide sequence is from Paenibacillus odorifer.
GATCGGTCCAATCGGTTCCCTTCAGGCCAGCTGCGCCATTCGTTTGGCCTTCTGGTGTGAACATATAATCCACCATCTTGATCAGTGTAATTTGCGCTTCTTCACTTGCTTTGTTTGTGATCACGAATTTTGCACCCGGGACTACGCCGCCTCCATCATGAGTCGCATAAGAAATTCCTGAAGGTCCCGAAATCGGAGGAAGCGGGTTGTAATGTGCTGAGCGGGTATTCCCCGGGTCGATGTTTACGAAGATCGCTGGGTGCATACCTGCACCGACACCTAGAATTTCTGCATCAGCATTTTCACCGATTTTCTTAAAAGCTTCCGCGTTTTGTGTAAAGGCACCCGGATCAATTAACCCTTCGTCAAACAGGGATTTAATATAGGTCAATCCTTCTTTCCACTCCGGAGTAATGGCAGCAGATTGCACCTTTCCATCCTTCATGTTCAGGTAATTACGATCATCATCATAAACAAATGCGTTCATCAAAAAAGGAACGATCCGTACGCCGAACTCCTCGATGGAACCGCTTAGCGGCACTTCATCCGCTTTGCCGTTGCCGTTCGGGTCTTGCGTTTTAAAGGCTTTCAGTACATTTTTAAATTCCTCAGTGGTCTTCGGCATCTCCAAGTTAAGCTTTTTCATCCACTCAGTATTCAGCCACATTTTGCTAGGATAGGAACAGTGGAAACATTCTGTATAAGCTACAAGTCCGTAAATGTTGCCATCAGGTGCAGTATTAAACGTTCTTAGGTCAGAGTTCTTTTCCATGGCTGCTTTAATATTAGGAGCATATTTATCAATCAGATCATTTAGCGGAATGAGTACACCTTGCTTGCCGTATTTCAGTAGATCGGCCTGTGAGAATTGATCAATATAGTGAGTAAGCAGGTAGGCATCTGGATAGTCGCCACTCGCCAGTGAGATCTGGCGTTTTTCCTGAGCACCATCCGATGGATTGATCTGCCAGTTGAATTTGAAATTAAATTTCTCTTCTACATGTTTTGTGAATTTATTGGTCGAAAGGTCGATGCCGGATTCCTGAACTGAGAACACGCTGATCTCAACCGGCTTGCCAGACGAACCCGAACCAGAGCCCTGCTGCGTGCTGGATGCGTTACCTGTATTTTTATTTGCACATCCGCTAATTACAACCGTAAATGCCATGACCAGAATTAGTAAAGTTATCAAGCTTTGCTTCTTCAAATATTATCACTCCCTTTTGTAATTTAGCAGGTGATACGATGATACCTTAAGTGTGTACTCCGGGCATACCTCCTTTCCAAAAAAAGAGATTCCTAAGATCAACCCTTGACGGAACCAACAAGCATCCCCTGTACAAAATAACGCTGTACGAAAGGATAGATAACAAGTACCGGCAAGGTGGCAATCACAATTAAGGAATACTTCAGCAGCTCGGAAAGCTGTTGTTTCTCGACCAGTTTCCCCACGTCCATAGCCCCACCAGCGCTGTTGTTCTGAATGATGATGCTTCGCAGGACAAGCTGTAAGGGGAACAAATCTGCTGATTTCAGATAAATCAACGCATCGAAATAGGCATTCCATTGACCTACCGCGTACATAAGCACCAACACTGCGAGAATCGGTTTGGATAACGGGAGTACCACGCTCCAGATGAATCTCATATCACTACAGCCGTCGATTTCACTAGCTTCCAAAAGCTCCTCCGGAATCGAGGATTGAAAGAAGGAGCGGGCAATAATGACCTGCCAGACCCAAATGGCGTTCGGAATCAACAGCGCCCAGCGAGTGTCGATCAGATGCATCTCCTTCACAACCAAATAGGTGGGAATTAGCCCCCCACTGAAGATCATGGTGAAGGTAATGATCATCATCAGTGTATTTCGTCCGAAAAAACCTTTTCGAGACAGTGGATAAGCAATCATAACCGTTAAAGTTATACTAATCAGCGTTCCCGCTGCGGTGTAGAAAATTGAGTTTCCATAACCAGTGATAATCTCAGGCGTATTCAGCAATACTTTAAAACCTTTGAAAGATATATCCACAGGCCAGAGCCAGACACGACCAGAGGTCACGGCTGCCGGACTACTGATTGAGCTGCTGATGATAAAAATAAGCGGATAAAGTACAGCGATTACCACAAGAGTGAGCACAATATAGATTGTGATCAGGAACGCTTTGTCGCCGACGGATTCTTTAATCTTTTTTTGAACTGCTGCTGCCATAGATAAGCTCCTTTCCTACCAGATGCTATTCTTCGTGATTCTTTTCGCCAGACCGTTTACTGTAAATAAGAGAACCAGGTTGATGATGGAGTTGAACAGGCCCACCGCAGTTGCAAAGCTGTAATTGGCATTCAACAGACCGACCCGGTAGACATAAGTGGCAATGATCTCAGAATTAACGAGGTTAAGCGGGTTCTGTAGCAGGTAGACTTTTTCAAAGCCGATCGCCATTACATTCCCTACATTCAGAATCAAAATGATAACAATAGTTGGCACAATCCCTGGCAAATCGACGTGACGGATTTTTTGAAACCGCGAGGCTCCATCAACTTTGGCAGCTTCATAAAGTGTTGGATCTATCCCTGCAAGCGCTGCCAAATATACGACTGCACTGTAGCCCGCTGTCTGCCAAATATCAGACCACACATAAATCGAACGGAACATGCCGGGTTCACCTAGGAAGTTAATAGAATCCAGTCCGAAGAAGTTGAGTGCAATGTTGGCAAAACCGAGCCGTGGGGCCAGAAATAGCATAACGATTGACACCATGACAACCGTCGAGATGAAATAAGGAGCAAACGATACAAGCTGAACGAATTTCTTAAACCTTCCTCCCCGTACCTCATTAATCATGAGCGCAAGAATAATCGGGATTGGAAAACCCGCCAGCAACTGATAGCCACTAAGCATAATAGTATTCTTGAGCAGCGTCCAAAACTGCGGATTCTCAAAGAAGAGCTGGAAGTTTTTAAATCCGACCCATGGACTTCCCCATATCCCTTTTATGACGTTATAGTCCTTAAAGGCTAGGACAGTGTTCAGCATCGGATAATACTTGAAGATGATAAAAAACAG
It contains:
- a CDS encoding extracellular solute-binding protein, which produces MAFTVVISGCANKNTGNASSTQQGSGSGSSGKPVEISVFSVQESGIDLSTNKFTKHVEEKFNFKFNWQINPSDGAQEKRQISLASGDYPDAYLLTHYIDQFSQADLLKYGKQGVLIPLNDLIDKYAPNIKAAMEKNSDLRTFNTAPDGNIYGLVAYTECFHCSYPSKMWLNTEWMKKLNLEMPKTTEEFKNVLKAFKTQDPNGNGKADEVPLSGSIEEFGVRIVPFLMNAFVYDDDRNYLNMKDGKVQSAAITPEWKEGLTYIKSLFDEGLIDPGAFTQNAEAFKKIGENADAEILGVGAGMHPAIFVNIDPGNTRSAHYNPLPPISGPSGISYATHDGGGVVPGAKFVITNKASEEAQITLIKMVDYMFTPEGQTNGAAGLKGTDWTDPVEGDVALGKDVKPMIKLIPGEEGAAPRNAGWSGMAHFYEPKEYRDTYVQGTDIFASDGYERRLYDATLLYEGHEPKELFPIWSIWIDPSEIDEASLLQTNLKNYIEQNELQFITGNKDLNKDWDAYVKGLQNLKLDRYLEILQKAYDTSKK
- a CDS encoding carbohydrate ABC transporter permease — encoded protein: MAAAVQKKIKESVGDKAFLITIYIVLTLVVIAVLYPLIFIISSSISSPAAVTSGRVWLWPVDISFKGFKVLLNTPEIITGYGNSIFYTAAGTLISITLTVMIAYPLSRKGFFGRNTLMMIITFTMIFSGGLIPTYLVVKEMHLIDTRWALLIPNAIWVWQVIIARSFFQSSIPEELLEASEIDGCSDMRFIWSVVLPLSKPILAVLVLMYAVGQWNAYFDALIYLKSADLFPLQLVLRSIIIQNNSAGGAMDVGKLVEKQQLSELLKYSLIVIATLPVLVIYPFVQRYFVQGMLVGSVKG
- a CDS encoding ABC transporter permease encodes the protein MIPPLLFFIIFKYYPMLNTVLAFKDYNVIKGIWGSPWVGFKNFQLFFENPQFWTLLKNTIMLSGYQLLAGFPIPIILALMINEVRGGRFKKFVQLVSFAPYFISTVVMVSIVMLFLAPRLGFANIALNFFGLDSINFLGEPGMFRSIYVWSDIWQTAGYSAVVYLAALAGIDPTLYEAAKVDGASRFQKIRHVDLPGIVPTIVIILILNVGNVMAIGFEKVYLLQNPLNLVNSEIIATYVYRVGLLNANYSFATAVGLFNSIINLVLLFTVNGLAKRITKNSIW